The following are encoded together in the Monodelphis domestica isolate mMonDom1 chromosome 5, mMonDom1.pri, whole genome shotgun sequence genome:
- the ACBD7 gene encoding acyl-CoA-binding domain-containing protein 7 codes for MSLQDDFDNAAADVKKLKTRPNDEELKELYGLYKQSVVGDINIECPGMLDLKGKAKWEAWNLQKGLSKEDAMSAYISKAKELIEKYGI; via the exons GATGATTTTGATAACGCTGCTGCAGATGTAAAGAAACTAAAAACAAGACCAAATGATGAAGAACTCAAAGAACTCTATGGACTCTACAAACAATCAGTTGTTGGAGACATTAACATTG AGTGTCCAGGAATGCTAGATTTAAAAGGCAAAGCCAAATGGGAAGCCTGGAATCTCCAAAAAG gtCTGTCAAAGGAAGATGCCATGAGTGCCTAtatttctaaagcaaaagagctgATAGAAAAGTATGGGATCTAG